In one Brassica oleracea var. oleracea cultivar TO1000 chromosome C9, BOL, whole genome shotgun sequence genomic region, the following are encoded:
- the LOC106318305 gene encoding succinate dehydrogenase [ubiquinone] iron-sulfur subunit 1, mitochondrial-like, translated as MASGLIGRLVRTKPAKLTSTARLIPSRCTSSATESKPSSGGGGRGSNMKTFQIYRWNPDSPGKPELQDYQIDLKDCGPMVLDALIKIKNEMDPSLTFRRSCREGICGSCAMNIDGCNGLACLTKIEGGGGAAKETTITPLPHMFVIKDLVVDMTNFYNQYKSIEPWLKRKSPASEPGKEILQSKKDRAKLDGMYECILCACCSTSCPSYWWNPESYLGPAALLHANRWISDSRDEYTKERLEAIDDEFKLYRCHTILNCARACPKGLNPGKQIAHIKQLQR; from the exons ATGGCGTCCGGTTTAATCGGAAGATTAGTTAGAACCAAACCGGCGAAATTAACCTCAACGGCGAGGTTGATCCCGTCGCGATGTACATCATCCGCAACGGAATCAAAACCTTCGTCCGGCGGCGGCGGGAGAGGATCGAACATGAAGACGTTCCAGATCTACCGGTGGAACCCCGATAGCCCCGGGAAGCCTGAGCTCCAAGACTACCAGATCGATCTCAAGGACTGTGGCCCGATGGTTCTAGACGCTCTGATCAAGATCAAAAACGAGATGGATCCGTCGCTCACCTTCCGCCGCTCCTGCCGCGAAGGGATCTGCGGCTCGTGCGCGATGAACATCGACGGGTGCAACGGGCTCGCGTGTCTGACGAAGATCGAAGGCGGCGGCGGAGCTGCTAAGGAGACGACGATCACTCCCTTGCCGCATATGTTCGTGATCAAGGATCTGGTGGTGGACATGACGAATTTTTATAATCAGTACAAGAGTATCGAGCCGTGGCTGAAGAGGAAGAGTCCGGCGTCTGAGCCTGGGAAGGAGATTCTGCAGAGTAAGAAGGATAGGGCTAAGCTTGATGGGATGTATGAGTGTATTCTCTGTGCGTGTTGTAGCACGTCGTGTCCTAGTTACTGGTGGAACCCTGAGTCTTACCTTGGCCCTGCCGCTTTGCTTCACGCAAACAG GTGGATAAGCGACAGTCGGGATGAGTACACAAAGGAAAGACTTGAGGCTATTGACGACGAGTTCAAGCTTTACCGTTGCCATACAATCTTGAACTGTGCCCGTGCCTGTCCAAAGGGTTTGAACCCTGGCAAACAGATCGCACACATCAAGCAACTTCAGCGTTGA
- the LOC106318304 gene encoding putative pectate lyase 11: protein MFSYSSNPFVYTFIFLLSVGNRIAFSSSSSPQAQDPKLVVDEVNRSVFNASRRSLAYLSCRTGNPIDDCWRCDPNWDTNRQRLADCAIGFGKNAIGGRDGRIYVVTDPGNDDPVNPIPGTLRHAVTQEEPLWIIFKRDMVIKLQKELIITSFKTIDGRGASVHITDGPCLKIHEKTNIIIHGINIHDCKPGPGGMIRDGPDHTGMWIPSDGDAVAIFGGKNVWIDHCSLSNCDDGLIDAIHGSTAITISNNHMTHHDKVMLLGHSDSYTEDKNMQVTIAFNHFGEGLVQRMPRCRHGYFHVVNNDYTHWEMYAIGGSASPTIYSQGNRFLAPDTRFNKEVTKHEDAPESQWRDWNWRSEGDMLLNGAYFRQSGAGAPSTYARASSLSARPSSLVGSITTTAGALSCRRGGHC from the exons ATGTTTTCGTATTCTAGTAATCCTTTTGTTTACACTTTTATATTTCTCCTATCAGTCGGCAACAGGATTGCATTCTCTTCGAGTTCGTCACCGCAGGCTCAGGATCCGAAGCTAGTAGTTGACGAAGTCAATAG AAGTGTATTCAATGCGTCAAGGAGGAGCCTGGCCTACTTATCTTGTAGAACCGGAAATCCAATCGATGACTGTTGGCGTTGCGATCCAAACTGGGACACAAACCGCCAACGACTAGCCGATTGTGCTATTGGGTTTGGCAAAAACGCCATCGGCGGCCGTGACGGCCGAATTTACGTGGTTACAGATCCTGGCAACGACGATCCAGTTAACCCTATACCTGGAACCCTAAGACATGCGGTCACACAAGAAGAGCCATTATGGATCATTTTCAAGAGAGATATGGTCATTAAACTCCAAAAAGAACTCATCATCACATCTTTCAAGACCATTGATGGTAGAGGCGCAAGCGTTCACATTACCGATGGCCCTTGCTTAAAAATTCACGAAAAAACTAATATAATCATCCATGGCATTAACATCCATGACTGCAAACCAGGACCTG GTGGCATGATTAGAGATGGTCCAGATCATACTGGAATGTGGATCCCATCAGATGGAGATGCGGTAGCGATATTCGGAGGGAAAAACGTGTGGATTGACCATTGTTCATTGTCTAACTGCGACGATGGTCTCATTGACGCCATACATGGTTCGACGGCTATAACCATATCGAACAACCATATGACACACCATGACAAGGTCATGCTTTTAGGGCATAGCGATAGTTATACAGAGGACAAGAACATGCAAGTCACCATTGCGTTTAACCATTTCGGAGAAGGGCTCGTTCAAAGGATGCCACG GTGCAGACATGGATATTTCCATGTGGTGAACAATGATTATACTCACTGGGAAATGTATGCCATCGGTGGAAGTGCTTCTCCGACGATATACAGCCAAGGCAATAGATTTCTCGCTCCTGATACCCGGTTTAACAAAGAG GTTACAAAACATGAAGATGCACCCGAAAGCCAATGGAGAGATTGGAACTGGAGATCTGAAGGGGATATGTTGTTGAACGGAGCATATTTCAGACAATCCGGTGCAGGAGCTCCATCGACTTATGCAAGAGCTTCTAGCCTAAGTGCTAGGCCATCATCGCTTGTGGGTTCCATCACGACTACGGCAGGAGCACTAAGTTGTCGACGAGGTGGCCACTGTTGA
- the LOC106317722 gene encoding putative protein TPRXL, which produces MTMTFRLLSLAVAALAVTAVFAADPPSPAGAPKSNGDKSSTSPSPAATGSPKSAAAGSPKSTASAPTSPPTASAPSPTTATPSSSPSSSGSPATPPKSSSTKSPASSPASSSGDNSEGPTSSSEGPTSSSEGPTSSSDSPSTSSPPGPTPDMSPSSSTDEGNTSDGPGASAPTGRASSIQISVSGSALAAVAWFCFV; this is translated from the coding sequence ATGACAATGACCTTTAGGCTATTGTCTCTCGCCGTCGCGGCTTTGGCGGTAACCGCCGTATTCGCCGCCGATCCTCCATCACCTGCCGGCGCGCCAAAATCTAATGGCGATAAGAGCTCAACCTCACCTTCCCCCGCTGCCACGGGTTCACCAAAATCAGCTGCTGCGGGTTCACCAAAATCAACCGCATCCGCCCCAACCTCGCCGCCAACGGCTTCTGCTCCGAGTCCGACCACCGCCACTCCCAGCTCTTCACCATCTTCAAGTGGTAGCCCAGCAACGCCTCCTAAATCTTCTTCGACCAAATCCCCGGCTTCAAGCCCCGCCTCAAGCTCAGGCGATAACTCCGAAGGTCCCACCAGCTCGTCCGAAGGACCCACTAGCTCATCCGAAGGTCCCACCAGCTCGTCTGACTCACCCTCCACCTCGTCTCCACCAGGTCCGACACCAGACATGTCTCCGTCGTCGTCCACGGACGAAGGAAACACCAGCGACGGCCCTGGAGCTTCAGCTCCCACGGGAAGAGCCTCGTCGATTCAGATCTCAGTCTCCGGATCTGCTCTCGCCGCCGTTGCATGGTTCTGCTTTGTATGA
- the LOC106316898 gene encoding uridine kinase-like protein 5 isoform X2, with product MEQLSNGSITDNIFPSAPAPLKQPFVIGVAGGTASGKTTVCDMIMSQLHDQRVVLVNQDSFYHSLSEEKLKKVHEYNFDHPDAFNTEVLLSCMEKLRSGQPVSIPSYDFKTHQSIESASPVNPADVIILEGILVLNDPQVRDLMNMKIFVDTDADVRLSRRIQRDTVQRGRNIQNVLEQYTKFVKPSFDEFIQPSMKYADIIIPRGGDNDVAIDLIVQHIRTKLCQHNLCKIYSNIFIISSTFQIKGMHTLIRDVNTTKHDFVFYADRLIRLVVEHGLGHLPFTEKQITTPTGSVYTGVDFCKRLCGVSVIRSGESMENALRACCNGIKIGKILIHRENNDGRQLIYEKLPKDIASRHVFLLDPVLASGNSAVKAISLLISTSRYSCAMQETSNGKDCDFGDGCLPQ from the exons ATGGAGCAATTATCTAATGGCTCGATCACTGACAATATTTTCCCTTCAGCTCCGGCTCCTCTTAAACAGCCTTTCGTGATCG GTGTTGCCGGCGGAACCGCCTCCGGGAAGACAACGGTCTGCGACATGATCATGTCTCAGTTACACGATCAACGTGTCGTGCTTGTGAACCAA GATTCGTTTTATCATTCGCTGAGTGAAGAGAAACTAAAGAAGGTTCACGAATACAATTTCGATCATCCTG ACGCGTTCAACACGGAGGTTTTGCTTTCTTGTATGGAGAAACTACGGTCTGGCCAACCAGTGAGCATCCCTAGCTACGATTTCAAAACCCATCAGAGCATTGAGTCAGCCAGTCCGGTTAACCCAGCTGACGTAATCATCTTAGAAGGGATATTGGTTCTTAATGACCCTCAAGTTCGTGACCTCATGAACATGAAGATCTTTGTCGATACAG ATGCTGATGTACGTCTCTCGAGGAGGATACAGCGTGATACCGTCCAGAGAGGAAGAAACATCCAAAACGTGCTTGAGCAA TACACCAAGTTTGTGAAGCCGAGCTTTGATGAGTTCATCCAGCCATCGATGAAGTATGCTGATATAATCATACCTCGAGGAGGAGACAACGATGTTGCCATTGACCTCATTGTTCAACATATCCGTACAAAGTTGTGCCAACACAACCTCTGTAAGATATACTCAAACATCTTCATCATATCTTCTACGTTCCAGATCAAAGGAATGCATACTCTTATCCGCGATGTCAACACAACAAAGCATGATTTCGTCTTCTATGCTGACCGATTGATTCGACTG GTTGTGGAACATGGACTTGGTCATCTTCCTTTCACAGAGAAACAGATAACTACTCCAACAG GATCGGTGTACACTGGAGTAGACTTCTGCAAGAGATTGTGTGGCGTCTCGGTGATCAGAAG TGGAGAAAGCATGGAGAACGCACTAAGAGCTTGTTGCAACGGAATCAAGATTGGTAAAATCTTAATCCACAGAGAGAATAACGATGGTCGTCAG TTGATATATGAGAAGTTACCAAAAGACATCGCAAGCAGACATGTCTTCCTCCTTGACCCTGTTCTAGCTTCAG GAAACTCAGCAGTGAAGGCTATATCTTTGCTTATCA GCACCTCAAGGTATTCATGCGCTATGCAAGAAACATCCAATGGTAAAGATTGTGACTTCGGAGATGGATGCCTCCCTCAATGA
- the LOC106316898 gene encoding uridine kinase-like protein 5 isoform X1: protein MEQLSNGSITDNIFPSAPAPLKQPFVIGVAGGTASGKTTVCDMIMSQLHDQRVVLVNQDSFYHSLSEEKLKKVHEYNFDHPDAFNTEVLLSCMEKLRSGQPVSIPSYDFKTHQSIESASPVNPADVIILEGILVLNDPQVRDLMNMKIFVDTDADVRLSRRIQRDTVQRGRNIQNVLEQYTKFVKPSFDEFIQPSMKYADIIIPRGGDNDVAIDLIVQHIRTKLCQHNLCKIYSNIFIISSTFQIKGMHTLIRDVNTTKHDFVFYADRLIRLVVEHGLGHLPFTEKQITTPTGSVYTGVDFCKRLCGVSVIRSGESMENALRACCNGIKIGKILIHRENNDGRQLIYEKLPKDIASRHVFLLDPVLASGNSAVKAISLLISKGVPESHIIFLNLIAAPQGIHALCKKHPMVKIVTSEMDASLNEDSRVIPGLGEFADRYFGTDNSKNYQAGLKVSK, encoded by the exons ATGGAGCAATTATCTAATGGCTCGATCACTGACAATATTTTCCCTTCAGCTCCGGCTCCTCTTAAACAGCCTTTCGTGATCG GTGTTGCCGGCGGAACCGCCTCCGGGAAGACAACGGTCTGCGACATGATCATGTCTCAGTTACACGATCAACGTGTCGTGCTTGTGAACCAA GATTCGTTTTATCATTCGCTGAGTGAAGAGAAACTAAAGAAGGTTCACGAATACAATTTCGATCATCCTG ACGCGTTCAACACGGAGGTTTTGCTTTCTTGTATGGAGAAACTACGGTCTGGCCAACCAGTGAGCATCCCTAGCTACGATTTCAAAACCCATCAGAGCATTGAGTCAGCCAGTCCGGTTAACCCAGCTGACGTAATCATCTTAGAAGGGATATTGGTTCTTAATGACCCTCAAGTTCGTGACCTCATGAACATGAAGATCTTTGTCGATACAG ATGCTGATGTACGTCTCTCGAGGAGGATACAGCGTGATACCGTCCAGAGAGGAAGAAACATCCAAAACGTGCTTGAGCAA TACACCAAGTTTGTGAAGCCGAGCTTTGATGAGTTCATCCAGCCATCGATGAAGTATGCTGATATAATCATACCTCGAGGAGGAGACAACGATGTTGCCATTGACCTCATTGTTCAACATATCCGTACAAAGTTGTGCCAACACAACCTCTGTAAGATATACTCAAACATCTTCATCATATCTTCTACGTTCCAGATCAAAGGAATGCATACTCTTATCCGCGATGTCAACACAACAAAGCATGATTTCGTCTTCTATGCTGACCGATTGATTCGACTG GTTGTGGAACATGGACTTGGTCATCTTCCTTTCACAGAGAAACAGATAACTACTCCAACAG GATCGGTGTACACTGGAGTAGACTTCTGCAAGAGATTGTGTGGCGTCTCGGTGATCAGAAG TGGAGAAAGCATGGAGAACGCACTAAGAGCTTGTTGCAACGGAATCAAGATTGGTAAAATCTTAATCCACAGAGAGAATAACGATGGTCGTCAG TTGATATATGAGAAGTTACCAAAAGACATCGCAAGCAGACATGTCTTCCTCCTTGACCCTGTTCTAGCTTCAG GAAACTCAGCAGTGAAGGCTATATCTTTGCTTATCAGTAAGGGAGTTCCAGAATCACATATCATCTTTCTTAACCTCATAGCA GCACCTCAAGGTATTCATGCGCTATGCAAGAAACATCCAATGGTAAAGATTGTGACTTCGGAGATGGATGCCTCCCTCAATGAGGACTCGCGTGTGATTCCAGGCCTGGGAGAATTCGCAGACCGTTACTTTGGTACTGACAACTCAAAAAATTATCAAGCTGGTCTGAAAGTCTCAAAGTGA
- the LOC106313480 gene encoding uncharacterized protein LOC106313480, whose protein sequence is MRRPSQMMKLLVASFFGVIVGFLMGITFPTLTLTKMNLPSTLFPSIDLAYIEDKYSDLSRKTLFSSWSSTKSSKPKNDIPDPPYTYNDTKIWVPSNPRGAERLPPDIVTPESDLYLRRLWGDPNEDLKTKQRYLVTFTVGYGQRKNIDAALKKFSDNFTIMLFHYDGRASEWEEFEWSKRAIHVSIRKQTKWWYAKRFLHPDIVAPYDYIFIWDEDLGVEHFDSEKYLAVVKKHGLEISQPGLEPYEGLTWEMTKKRDDTEVHKHAEERNGWCSDPNLPPCAAFVEIMAPVFSRKAWRCVWHMIQNDLVHGWGLDFAVRKCVQNAHEKIGVVDAQWIIHQGVPSLGNQGQQEEGKQPWEGVRERCRREWTMFQDRLDEAEKAYFEASAHNNSSSSRPHR, encoded by the exons ATGAGAAGACCCAGCCAAATGATGAAGCTACTTGTAGCATCCTTCTTCGGGGTTATAGTTGGTTTCCTTATGGGCATTACTTTTCCAACTCTCACCTTAACTAAG ATGAATCTTCCATCCACATTGTTCCCCTCCATCGATCTTGCATACATTGAGGATAAATACTCGGACTTATCAAGAAAAACACTGTTTAGCTCTTGGTCTTCCACAAAGAGCTCCAAACCCAAGAATGACATCCCTGATCCACCCTATACTTATAATGATACTAAG ATATGGGTTCCTAGTAATCCCCGTGGCGCTGAGAGGCTGCCTCCAGATATAGTCACACCTGAATCAGATTTATACCTCCGTCGTTTGTGGGGTGACCCTAATGAG GATTTGAAAACCAAGCAGCGGTATCTAGTAACGTTTACGGTTGGTTATGGTCAGAGGAAAAACATAGACGCTGCGTTGAAGAAG TTCTCAGATAACTTCACTATAATGCTGTTTCACTACGATGGCCGGGCCAGCGAGTGGGAAGAGTTTGAATGGTCGAAGCGAGCCATTCATGTGAGCATCCGAAAACAAACGAAATG GTGGTACGCCAAGCGGTTTCTTCACCCGGACATAGTTGCTCCCTATGATTATATCTTCATATGGGATGAGGATCTTGGCGTGGAACATTTTGATTCTGAGAA ATATCTGGCGGTGGTGAAGAAACATGGTTTGGAGATCTCACAGCCTGGGTTAGAGCCCTATGAGGGTCTCACATGGGAGATGACAAAGAAAAGAGACGACACTGAAGTCCACAA GCATGCTGAGGAGAGGAATGGGTGGTGCAGTGATCCAAATCTACCCCCTTGTGCAGC ATTCGTAGAGATTATGGCTCCTGTTTTCTCCCGTAAAGCATGGCGATGTGTGTGGCATATGATTCAG AACGATTTAGTTCACGGATGGGGTCTGGATTTTGCGGTTCGAAAATGCGTTCAG AACGCGCACGAGAAAATTGGAGTGGTAGATGCTCAATGGATTATTCATCAAGGTGTTCCATCACTAGGGAACCAA GGACAACAAGAGGAAGGGAAACAACCATGGGAAGGG GTGAGGGAAAGGTGCAGGAGAGAGTGGACGATGTTTCAAGACAGATTGGATGAGGCAGAGAAAGCTTACTTTGAAGCATCTGCTCACAACAATTCTTCTTCTTCACGACCTCACCGGTAA
- the LOC106315968 gene encoding uncharacterized protein LOC106315968 — translation MEREDEEWELCNDDGFVFKREKRSRISDPGETSNPSNPELDPAAEERNRRMRKKRTLAKLRSKYRSEIQQWEALSNRFNAALFRTTLGEEEERLNANEATSFRDGSSPASVFIDEHLSMAEAQEVIINDVSNLCEVAESITRVMEEERKQSLFDLDVWSSPTNLMASLCAD, via the exons ATGGAAAGAGAGGACGAAGAGTGGGAACTATGCAACGACGACGGCTTCGTTTTCAAGCGAGAGAAGCGGAGCCGTATCTCGGACCCCGGAGAAACATCCAATCCTTCGAATCCGGAGCTAGATCCCGCCGCCGAGGAGAGGAATCGAAGGATGCGGAAGAAGAGAACGCTGGCGAAGCTCAGAAGCAAGTACCGGAGTGAGATCCAGCAGTGGGAAGCTCTGTCGAACAGATTCAACGCTGCTCTGTTTCGAACGACGCTGGGAGAAGAAGAAGAGAGGTTAAACGCGAACGAAGCGACGTCGTTTCGCGATGGTTCCTCTCCCGCGTCTGTTTTCATCGACGAACATCTCTCTATG GCGGAAGCACAAGAAGTGATAATCAATGATGTGTCGAACCTGTGCGAAGTTGCAGAGAGCATAACTAGAGTAATGGAAGAAGAAAGGAAGCAGTCATTGTTTGATCTTGATGTTTGGAGCTCACCGACGAATCTAATGGCGTCGCTTTGTGCTGATTAA